In Methanothermobacter sp. K4, one genomic interval encodes:
- a CDS encoding NAD(P)-dependent glycerol-1-phosphate dehydrogenase — MDPRKIQLPREIHTGPGVIEDTGRICRDLRFRGRVMVVTGPRTLKIAGEAAIESLQDAGFEVDQVTVGDATMASVAQVQDGLNGTSLVLGVGGGKVIDVAKMAATLEGVHFISVPTAASHDGIASPRASIRNGEGTASLEASSPIGVIADTEVIRKAPFRLLASGCADIISNYTAIMDWKLAHRLLNERYSESAAALSLMTAKMIIKSADAIKEGLEESARLAVKSLISSGIAISIAGSSRPASGSEHKFSHALDMVAPEPALHGEQCGVGTIMMMHLHGGDWRFIRDALARINAPTTAAELGIDPEHIIEALTVAHTIRKERYTILGDRGLTREAAERLAKITEVI; from the coding sequence ATGGATCCAAGGAAAATTCAGCTACCAAGGGAGATACACACAGGGCCCGGTGTTATAGAGGATACCGGGAGGATATGCAGGGACCTCAGATTCAGGGGAAGGGTTATGGTGGTGACAGGCCCCAGAACCCTTAAAATTGCCGGTGAAGCGGCGATTGAGAGCTTGCAGGATGCTGGATTTGAGGTTGACCAGGTCACGGTTGGGGATGCCACCATGGCCTCGGTGGCCCAGGTCCAGGATGGACTCAACGGCACCTCCCTTGTGCTCGGTGTGGGTGGGGGTAAGGTCATCGATGTTGCGAAGATGGCCGCCACGCTTGAGGGTGTGCACTTCATAAGTGTACCCACAGCGGCATCCCATGATGGGATAGCATCCCCCAGGGCATCCATAAGGAACGGTGAGGGTACAGCATCCCTTGAGGCCTCCTCACCCATCGGTGTGATAGCAGATACTGAGGTCATAAGGAAGGCCCCCTTCAGGCTCCTTGCATCTGGCTGTGCAGATATAATATCCAATTACACGGCTATAATGGACTGGAAACTTGCCCACAGGCTTCTTAATGAGAGGTACAGTGAATCAGCAGCTGCACTTTCCCTCATGACAGCCAAGATGATTATAAAATCTGCTGATGCCATAAAGGAGGGCCTTGAGGAGAGCGCGCGGCTGGCTGTGAAGTCACTTATAAGCAGCGGTATAGCCATAAGCATAGCAGGGAGCAGCAGGCCTGCCAGTGGCTCGGAGCACAAGTTCAGCCACGCCCTTGACATGGTGGCACCTGAACCTGCACTCCATGGCGAACAGTGCGGGGTGGGGACCATAATGATGATGCACCTCCATGGGGGTGACTGGAGGTTCATAAGGGACGCCCTGGCCAGGATAAACGCCCCGACAACAGCAGCCGAACTTGGCATCGACCCTGAACACATCATAGAGGCACTTACAGTGGCCCACACCATCAGAAAGGAAAGATATACCATCCTTGGAGACAGGGGTTTAACCCGCGAGGCCGCTGAAAGGCTTGCAAAGATAACGGAAGTGATATGA
- the rpiA gene encoding ribose-5-phosphate isomerase RpiA: MDLKRMAALRAVEEIRDGDIVGLGTGSTTHHFIVELGRRVREEELEVMGVPTSYQSMFLAAESGIGVTSLAEHDVDVAVDGADEVDPQLNLIKGGGAAHTLEKIVDSSAGRFIVIVDESKLVDRLGAFPLPVEVIPAACRPVTMRLESMGAIVTLRSSEGKDGPVVTDNGNFVLDASFGAIDDPAGLEVDLNSIPGVVENGIFAGLADMVIVGTAAGVEILRPKG, translated from the coding sequence ATGGATCTCAAGAGGATGGCCGCCCTCAGGGCGGTTGAGGAGATAAGGGATGGGGATATCGTTGGACTCGGCACCGGTTCAACAACCCACCACTTCATAGTGGAACTTGGAAGACGCGTCAGGGAGGAGGAACTGGAGGTTATGGGTGTCCCCACATCCTACCAGTCCATGTTTCTTGCAGCAGAGTCAGGTATAGGGGTTACAAGTCTTGCAGAACACGATGTTGATGTTGCGGTTGACGGTGCAGATGAGGTGGACCCTCAACTCAACCTTATAAAGGGTGGCGGGGCTGCCCATACACTTGAGAAGATAGTTGACTCCTCTGCAGGGCGCTTCATAGTTATAGTGGACGAATCAAAACTTGTTGATAGACTGGGCGCCTTCCCGCTCCCTGTTGAGGTCATCCCTGCAGCATGCAGACCCGTTACGATGAGACTTGAGTCCATGGGGGCCATTGTAACCCTCAGATCATCTGAGGGGAAGGACGGCCCCGTTGTAACAGATAACGGCAACTTTGTCCTTGACGCGTCATTCGGTGCCATTGATGACCCGGCGGGTCTTGAGGTGGATCTCAACAGTATACCCGGTGTTGTGGAGAATGGTATCTTCGCCGGCCTTGCAGATATGGTTATCGTGGGGACTGCTGCTGGTGTTGAGATCCTCAGGCCTAAAGGGTGA
- the cofC gene encoding 2-phospho-L-lactate guanylyltransferase, producing the protein MKTCAIIPVSRFAHAKTRLSPTLSPSEREGLLRAMLMDVSEALRRHVDRVLVISADADVLEYAYSLGVDILEEMGRKDLNGALEQAAEFCMPEFDRVMITPSDIPLIGKTDITELLHRASHFDVVIAPAKGGGTNTLIFRPGSMRLRFGDCSFFEHLSEAKGKGLSVSVYDSFYLSLDVNTAEDLGEIILHGEGTHAREYLRKLSFTVRPSRGSDRLEVSRSF; encoded by the coding sequence ATGAAGACCTGTGCCATAATACCGGTTTCAAGGTTTGCACATGCAAAGACACGCTTATCACCAACACTTTCACCATCAGAGAGGGAGGGATTGCTCAGGGCCATGCTGATGGATGTCTCAGAGGCCCTCAGGAGACACGTTGACCGTGTGCTGGTGATCAGTGCAGATGCAGATGTCCTTGAATACGCCTACAGCCTTGGAGTCGATATACTCGAGGAGATGGGTAGAAAGGACCTCAACGGTGCCCTGGAACAGGCTGCTGAGTTCTGCATGCCCGAATTTGATAGGGTCATGATAACACCCTCAGACATACCCCTAATAGGGAAAACTGATATCACTGAACTCCTCCACAGGGCATCCCACTTTGATGTTGTGATAGCCCCTGCCAAGGGTGGGGGGACCAACACCCTCATATTCAGGCCAGGGTCCATGAGGTTGAGGTTCGGTGACTGCAGCTTCTTTGAGCATTTGAGTGAAGCCAAAGGTAAGGGTCTCAGCGTCTCAGTGTATGATTCATTCTACCTTTCACTGGACGTTAACACAGCAGAGGACCTCGGGGAGATAATACTCCATGGAGAGGGGACACATGCAAGGGAGTACCTCAGAAAACTCAGTTTCACCGTGAGGCCCTCAAGGGGTTCTGACAGGCTTGAGGTTTCAAGATCATTCTAG
- a CDS encoding UPF0179 family protein encodes MITLIGEKLARKGSRFLFCGPAEECEDCRFRSTCIGPLEEGRLYMITDVKDRYQRCPVHLGEKVKVIEVEKSNVEALIDAKGAFEGSVISFEFPECDLECGMHDLCFPEGIMEGDRCRIVKNLGKPGKQCPGGHELRRVLLKPLNKK; translated from the coding sequence TTGATAACTCTTATTGGTGAAAAACTTGCAAGGAAGGGGTCAAGGTTCCTCTTCTGCGGACCTGCAGAGGAATGTGAGGATTGCAGGTTCAGGTCAACATGCATAGGACCCCTCGAGGAGGGGAGGCTCTACATGATAACCGATGTTAAGGACAGGTACCAGAGGTGCCCGGTTCATCTTGGAGAGAAGGTGAAGGTAATTGAAGTTGAAAAATCCAACGTTGAGGCACTGATAGACGCAAAGGGAGCATTTGAGGGATCAGTGATCTCATTTGAGTTTCCTGAATGTGACCTGGAGTGCGGCATGCATGATCTCTGTTTCCCCGAGGGTATCATGGAGGGTGACAGGTGCAGGATTGTAAAAAATCTTGGAAAACCTGGCAAACAGTGCCCTGGCGGTCATGAACTGAGAAGGGTTCTTTTGAAGCCCCTGAATAAAAAATGA
- a CDS encoding metal ABC transporter ATP-binding protein: MLAVEMRNVNYHVNGRPILEDINLEVPEGEILAVIGPNGGGKTTLLKLITGQIRPSSGAVKVLGKNPEDARERIGYLPQRSHFKTDFPINVLQTVLMGTYRRFEAYTDDDRKSALRSLKMVGMLDYQDRKIGELSGGELQRVFLARAIVRDPDLLLLDEPTASVDPAFRTSFYSLIDGLRERMTVILVSHDIGTVAQHVDSVACLNHRLFVHGTVDEAVNCLEDAYGCPVELIAHGIPHRVLHEHRKGD, from the coding sequence ATGCTAGCGGTTGAGATGAGGAATGTGAACTACCACGTGAATGGCAGGCCCATACTTGAGGACATCAACCTTGAGGTACCTGAAGGTGAAATCCTTGCAGTGATCGGACCCAACGGTGGGGGTAAAACAACACTCCTAAAACTCATAACAGGACAGATAAGGCCATCTTCAGGAGCTGTGAAGGTTCTGGGGAAAAATCCTGAGGATGCCAGGGAGAGAATCGGATACCTCCCCCAGAGGAGTCACTTCAAAACAGATTTCCCCATAAACGTCCTCCAGACAGTCCTGATGGGCACATACAGGAGATTTGAGGCATATACAGATGATGATAGAAAAAGTGCCCTCAGATCCCTCAAAATGGTTGGGATGCTGGATTACCAGGATAGAAAAATTGGTGAGCTCTCAGGGGGGGAACTGCAGAGGGTTTTCCTTGCAAGGGCCATTGTACGGGACCCTGATCTTCTCCTTCTTGATGAGCCAACTGCAAGCGTTGATCCGGCCTTCAGGACCTCATTCTACAGCCTCATAGATGGCCTCAGGGAGAGGATGACGGTGATCCTGGTATCCCACGATATTGGAACGGTTGCTCAGCACGTGGACAGTGTGGCGTGCCTTAACCACAGGCTATTCGTCCATGGGACAGTGGATGAGGCCGTCAACTGCCTTGAGGATGCATATGGGTGTCCAGTGGAACTCATTGCACATGGGATACCCCACAGGGTGCTCCATGAACACAGGAAGGGTGATTGA
- the proS gene encoding proline--tRNA ligase — translation MTEFSEWFHNILEEAEIIDQRYPVKGMHVWMPHGFRIRKNTLNILKRILDRDHEEVLFPLLVPEDELAKEAIHVKGFEDEVYWVTHGGLSKLQRKLALRPTSETVMYPMFALWVRSHTDLPMRFYQIVNTFRYETKHTRPLIRVREITTFKEAHTIHANADEAEEQVERAIEIYSEFFDSLGIPYLITKRPPWDKFPGSDYTMAFDTLMPDGKTLQIGTVHNLGQTFARTFEIKFETPEGEHEYVHQTCYGLSDRVIASVIAVHGDESGLCLPPEVAAHQVVIVPVIFKKAADEVMEACRDLMDRLEDAGFRVHLDDRDLRAGRKYYEWEMRGVPLRVEIGPRDLENNSAVISRRDTGEKITADLDGIEDTLRDLMDDILENLRSRAWDRMESEIREAGTIEEARNIIEEKRGIISFMWCGDEECGMDVEEKVRVDILGIQEGGSGKCMNCGRDAPYRAYLARTY, via the coding sequence ATGACAGAGTTCAGTGAATGGTTCCACAATATTTTAGAGGAAGCTGAGATTATAGATCAGAGGTATCCGGTCAAGGGTATGCATGTATGGATGCCCCACGGATTCAGGATAAGGAAAAACACCCTTAATATCCTGAAGAGGATACTTGACAGGGACCATGAGGAGGTTCTCTTCCCGCTTCTTGTACCTGAGGATGAACTGGCAAAGGAGGCCATACACGTAAAGGGCTTCGAGGATGAGGTTTACTGGGTTACACATGGGGGCCTCAGCAAACTCCAGAGGAAACTGGCCCTCAGGCCCACAAGTGAAACCGTCATGTACCCCATGTTTGCACTCTGGGTCAGGTCACACACGGACCTCCCCATGAGGTTCTACCAGATAGTTAACACCTTCAGGTATGAGACAAAACATACAAGGCCACTGATAAGGGTGCGTGAGATAACAACCTTCAAGGAGGCCCACACAATACATGCAAACGCTGATGAGGCAGAGGAACAGGTTGAAAGGGCCATAGAGATCTACAGTGAATTCTTTGACTCCCTGGGAATCCCATACCTCATAACAAAGCGGCCCCCCTGGGACAAATTCCCTGGCTCAGACTACACAATGGCCTTCGACACCCTCATGCCCGACGGCAAAACCCTCCAGATAGGTACAGTTCACAACCTCGGACAGACCTTCGCAAGGACCTTCGAGATAAAATTTGAAACCCCTGAGGGTGAGCATGAGTACGTCCACCAGACCTGTTACGGCCTATCAGACAGGGTAATAGCCTCGGTTATAGCGGTCCACGGGGATGAATCAGGACTATGTCTCCCTCCTGAGGTTGCAGCTCACCAGGTGGTTATAGTGCCGGTTATCTTCAAGAAGGCCGCGGATGAGGTTATGGAGGCCTGCAGGGACCTCATGGATAGGCTTGAGGATGCAGGTTTCAGGGTGCACCTTGACGACCGTGACCTCCGGGCAGGGAGGAAGTACTATGAATGGGAGATGCGCGGCGTCCCCCTGAGGGTCGAGATAGGGCCAAGGGACCTTGAAAATAATTCCGCAGTCATCTCCAGGAGGGACACCGGGGAGAAGATAACAGCAGACCTTGATGGTATCGAGGACACCCTCAGGGATCTCATGGATGACATCCTTGAAAACCTGAGAAGCAGGGCCTGGGATAGGATGGAATCAGAGATCCGTGAGGCAGGGACCATCGAGGAGGCCAGGAACATAATAGAGGAGAAGAGGGGTATAATATCCTTCATGTGGTGCGGTGATGAGGAGTGTGGCATGGATGTTGAGGAGAAGGTCCGGGTTGATATCCTGGGGATACAGGAGGGTGGAAGCGGTAAATGCATGAACTGTGGTAGAGATGCCCCCTACAGGGCATACCTTGCCAGAACCTACTAG
- a CDS encoding adenylosuccinate synthetase has product MTCTVLVGGGWGDEGKGKCITYLCYNDKPSIIARAGVGPNAGHSVEFRGDKYGLRLTPSGFFHEDARLLIGAGVLVDPEVFLHEMEYLSKYSVAERTGVDYRCAIIERKHKEQDQSSSYLSKKIGSTGTGCGPANADRVMRTAKLAREVSELEDFLTDVPLEVNEALDEGEDVFVEGSQGFGLSLYYGTYPYVTSKDTTASTAAADVGIGPTRVDEVIAVFKSYITRVGEGPFPTEISQEEAEELGLEEYGTVTGRRRRIGLFDMEMARESCMINGATQIAVTCVDRLYPQCERVREYSDLSAEVKRFIEEIESETGVPVTIISTGPSLEDTIDLRDELL; this is encoded by the coding sequence ATGACGTGCACCGTTTTAGTTGGAGGAGGATGGGGTGACGAAGGTAAAGGTAAATGCATAACCTATCTATGTTACAATGACAAGCCATCAATAATAGCAAGGGCAGGGGTGGGACCCAATGCGGGCCATTCAGTTGAATTCAGGGGTGATAAGTACGGACTCCGCCTCACACCCTCAGGTTTCTTCCATGAGGATGCAAGGCTCCTCATAGGTGCCGGGGTCCTTGTTGACCCTGAGGTCTTCCTCCATGAAATGGAGTATCTGTCAAAGTACAGTGTGGCAGAGAGGACAGGTGTCGACTACAGGTGCGCCATAATAGAGAGGAAGCACAAGGAGCAGGACCAGTCATCCAGTTACCTCTCCAAGAAGATAGGAAGCACGGGTACAGGATGCGGACCAGCCAATGCAGACCGTGTCATGAGGACAGCGAAACTTGCACGTGAGGTGAGTGAACTGGAGGATTTCCTTACAGACGTCCCCCTTGAGGTCAACGAGGCCCTGGATGAGGGGGAGGATGTCTTTGTGGAGGGATCCCAGGGGTTCGGTCTTTCACTCTACTACGGCACATACCCCTATGTTACAAGCAAGGACACCACCGCAAGCACGGCGGCGGCCGATGTGGGTATTGGACCCACAAGGGTTGATGAGGTCATAGCGGTCTTCAAATCATACATTACAAGGGTTGGTGAGGGCCCCTTCCCGACCGAGATAAGCCAGGAGGAGGCAGAGGAGCTTGGCCTCGAGGAGTACGGGACGGTCACCGGCAGAAGAAGGAGGATTGGCCTGTTCGACATGGAGATGGCCAGGGAGTCATGTATGATCAACGGGGCCACACAGATCGCTGTCACCTGTGTCGACAGACTATACCCTCAATGTGAACGTGTCAGAGAGTACTCTGACCTCTCAGCCGAAGTGAAACGTTTCATAGAGGAGATAGAATCTGAAACAGGTGTTCCGGTCACCATAATATCCACGGGTCCATCCCTTGAGGATACCATTGACCTCAGGGATGAGCTGCTCTAA
- a CDS encoding metal ABC transporter permease, whose amino-acid sequence MLEILQYQFMRNALVAAVLVSIACGIVGSYVVTKRIVSISGGISHAAFGGVGLGYLLGVNPVTAAIPFTVAAALLMGKITRKTDISEDTAIGMLWSAGMALGILFVNLSPGYAPDLFSYLFGNILMVSSTDLWTMLVLDLIIIASALLFNREFVALCFDEEYAEVLGVPADAFYLYLLSLVAISVVVLIKAADIILVMALLTVPAAVARDFSTDMGDIMVKASITGIFAAILGLWVSYWFNISSGAVIVLILTLLFGAARILKSLRGS is encoded by the coding sequence ATGCTTGAGATCCTTCAGTACCAGTTCATGAGGAACGCTCTGGTTGCAGCGGTACTCGTCAGCATAGCCTGCGGTATAGTTGGAAGCTACGTTGTGACCAAGAGGATAGTCTCAATAAGCGGGGGTATATCCCATGCAGCATTCGGTGGTGTGGGGCTGGGATACCTCCTCGGTGTGAATCCGGTGACAGCGGCCATCCCCTTCACCGTGGCAGCTGCGCTCCTTATGGGTAAAATCACGAGGAAAACAGATATAAGTGAGGATACCGCGATAGGGATGCTCTGGTCAGCCGGTATGGCCCTGGGTATACTGTTCGTGAACCTCAGCCCTGGTTATGCCCCTGATCTCTTCAGCTACCTCTTCGGGAACATACTCATGGTAAGCAGTACCGACCTCTGGACCATGCTCGTCCTTGACCTCATCATAATAGCAAGTGCCCTGCTTTTCAACAGGGAATTTGTGGCTCTCTGCTTTGATGAGGAGTACGCAGAGGTCCTGGGTGTGCCTGCTGACGCCTTTTACCTTTACCTGCTTTCACTTGTGGCCATAAGTGTTGTGGTGCTCATAAAGGCAGCGGACATAATACTTGTGATGGCACTTCTAACGGTTCCAGCGGCTGTTGCAAGGGACTTCAGTACAGATATGGGGGATATAATGGTTAAAGCCTCAATCACAGGTATCTTTGCAGCTATACTGGGTCTATGGGTTTCCTACTGGTTCAATATCTCATCAGGAGCCGTCATAGTCCTTATACTCACACTTCTATTTGGCGCAGCCCGGATACTCAAGTCCCTGAGGGGTTCATAG
- a CDS encoding ATP-binding protein yields MDYYHDEKMQELFELLKQPKSLDEIDLSVNFIKNLLLKIIATYGSIQVNRIHEITGLHVDILEECLKEMEKDELCAPTGGGFLFPSVTYTIKKQGRKQADKLLRENPYMGMAPVSYDSYFEIMGRQLEGRFPIRIPQEVIDKAFSDVVGNESAKKTLIEGAIGGKGLFIYGPPGTGKTFITSKMSDLLPPLVIPRYVEFSEQVIQFYDPDFHRVCPEQPEDPRWVKIYAPFVFTGSELTSEKLETRFDPNKGVYETSPIIKANGGVLLIDDLGRQKEDHNALLNRLIVPLENKKDMIYVKGSPIIVHTHFIPAFSTNLDITIMDEAHLRRAPLHVHLEQPSVDEIVEVFRRNLESMGEEYDPEVLERFARVYRPMAEGGEGLQPTFAHARDIAQIAQAVRIRKGEDRLTLETMEEALQQHVLIALQRRFTPMLFERIIRRKA; encoded by the coding sequence ATGGATTACTACCATGATGAAAAGATGCAGGAACTCTTTGAGCTGCTCAAACAGCCAAAGTCACTGGATGAGATAGACCTGTCAGTTAACTTCATAAAAAACCTCCTTCTGAAGATCATAGCAACCTACGGGAGCATACAGGTTAACAGGATCCATGAGATAACCGGTCTCCATGTGGACATACTTGAGGAGTGCCTCAAGGAGATGGAGAAGGATGAGCTCTGCGCCCCCACAGGAGGGGGCTTCCTCTTCCCCAGTGTAACCTACACCATCAAGAAACAGGGGAGGAAACAGGCGGATAAACTCCTCAGGGAGAACCCATACATGGGGATGGCCCCTGTAAGCTATGACAGCTACTTCGAGATCATGGGGAGGCAGCTTGAGGGGAGATTCCCGATAAGGATCCCCCAGGAGGTCATAGATAAGGCCTTCAGTGACGTGGTTGGAAATGAAAGCGCAAAGAAGACACTAATAGAGGGTGCGATAGGTGGTAAGGGATTATTCATCTACGGGCCACCGGGTACAGGTAAAACCTTCATAACAAGCAAGATGTCGGACCTTCTGCCCCCACTGGTCATACCAAGGTATGTGGAGTTCAGTGAACAGGTCATACAGTTCTATGACCCTGACTTCCACAGGGTATGCCCTGAACAGCCAGAGGACCCAAGGTGGGTTAAGATATATGCTCCGTTTGTCTTCACAGGGTCCGAACTTACAAGTGAGAAACTTGAAACCAGATTCGACCCCAACAAGGGTGTCTATGAGACATCACCAATAATAAAGGCCAATGGTGGAGTGCTCCTCATCGACGACCTTGGAAGGCAGAAGGAGGACCACAACGCCCTCCTGAACCGCCTCATCGTTCCCCTGGAGAACAAGAAGGACATGATCTACGTTAAGGGGTCCCCGATAATCGTCCACACACACTTCATACCGGCATTCTCAACAAACCTTGACATAACAATAATGGACGAGGCCCACCTGAGGAGGGCGCCACTGCATGTACACCTTGAACAACCCAGTGTGGATGAGATAGTGGAGGTATTCCGGCGCAACCTTGAATCCATGGGTGAGGAATACGACCCTGAGGTTCTTGAAAGGTTTGCACGGGTCTACAGGCCAATGGCCGAGGGTGGTGAGGGCCTCCAGCCGACATTCGCCCATGCGAGGGATATAGCCCAGATAGCCCAGGCCGTGAGGATAAGGAAGGGTGAGGACAGATTAACCCTTGAAACCATGGAGGAGGCCCTCCAGCAGCATGTGCTGATAGCGCTCCAGAGGAGATTCACCCCCATGCTCTTTGAGAGGATAATAAGGAGAAAGGCATGA
- a CDS encoding ATP-binding protein — protein MFLDRRDELGSLENREKKGNAEFVVLYGRRRVGKTSLLLEFIERCGGVYLLARETSNFENLKRFSDRLARYFEDDFLLRNPFQNWDAFFEYLNQKASERLIVAIDEFPYLIKDDPSLPSVLQEYWDLKFSESKIFLIICGSSIGMMEKLLGYRSPIYGRRTAQMKLKPIDFFNARLFLPGYDIKDFMVAYGILGGSPAHLLEFDDSMGVYENLLNYLESDSFLYQDAFFIFREELDEPRNYFAIMEALAAGRTTLGEIMNETGLSRATVAKYLSVLIDLDFVRREVPVTASWKSRKGRYYIKDNYFAFWFRYIHPNMDLIETRRKNELAELIMNNINSYMGSVFENVAFEVLLHISGALPFRIQKTGRWWHRGEEIDLVALNEKEKKVLFGEVKWKKLGRGDVRGILRDLERKSMETGLGGWEHHYCIMAREVEDDVDDEVIIMDLRDIDGLSGLKR, from the coding sequence ATGTTTCTTGACAGGAGGGATGAATTAGGGTCACTTGAGAATAGGGAAAAAAAAGGAAACGCAGAGTTCGTGGTTCTCTATGGGAGAAGGCGAGTGGGAAAAACAAGTCTTTTACTGGAATTTATAGAGAGATGTGGGGGAGTTTACCTTCTAGCCAGGGAAACAAGCAATTTTGAAAATCTGAAACGTTTTTCTGATAGGCTCGCCAGGTATTTTGAGGATGATTTTCTGCTCAGAAATCCCTTTCAGAACTGGGATGCGTTCTTTGAGTATCTGAACCAGAAAGCCTCCGAGAGGCTTATAGTCGCAATAGATGAATTTCCCTACCTCATAAAAGATGATCCATCCCTTCCGTCAGTTCTACAGGAATACTGGGACCTGAAGTTCTCAGAGAGTAAAATTTTTCTCATAATCTGTGGTTCCTCCATAGGTATGATGGAAAAACTCCTGGGATACAGAAGCCCAATATACGGTCGAAGAACAGCTCAAATGAAGCTTAAACCAATTGATTTTTTTAATGCGAGACTTTTCCTGCCAGGATACGACATCAAAGACTTTATGGTGGCATATGGAATACTGGGTGGAAGCCCTGCACATCTCCTGGAATTCGATGATAGTATGGGTGTATATGAGAACCTTCTGAATTATCTGGAGAGTGATTCATTCCTTTATCAGGATGCATTCTTTATTTTCCGCGAGGAACTTGATGAGCCAAGGAATTACTTTGCAATAATGGAGGCCCTGGCAGCGGGCAGAACCACTCTTGGCGAAATTATGAATGAGACAGGCCTTAGTCGTGCGACCGTGGCAAAGTACCTCTCCGTTTTGATCGACCTTGACTTTGTACGCCGTGAAGTACCCGTTACCGCAAGCTGGAAAAGCAGAAAGGGTCGTTACTATATAAAGGACAACTATTTTGCCTTCTGGTTCCGTTATATCCACCCTAACATGGACCTCATAGAAACCAGGAGAAAAAATGAACTTGCGGAGCTCATCATGAATAATATTAACAGTTACATGGGCTCAGTCTTCGAAAACGTTGCTTTTGAAGTTCTCCTCCACATTTCAGGTGCGTTGCCATTCAGGATACAGAAAACTGGACGTTGGTGGCACAGGGGTGAAGAAATAGACCTCGTAGCCCTTAATGAAAAAGAAAAAAAAGTACTCTTTGGGGAGGTTAAGTGGAAGAAGCTGGGTAGAGGTGATGTCCGGGGAATCCTCAGGGACCTTGAAAGAAAGTCCATGGAGACGGGACTGGGAGGATGGGAACACCACTACTGTATAATGGCAAGAGAAGTGGAAGATGATGTGGATGATGAGGTTATCATAATGGATCTAAGGGACATTGATGGCCTTTCAGGTCTTAAGAGGTAA
- the thiD gene encoding bifunctional hydroxymethylpyrimidine kinase/phosphomethylpyrimidine kinase translates to MMALSIAGFDPSGGAGILADIKTFSALGVYGAGVITALTAQNVRRVSGVMAVPPEFVAEQIDLVMEDLDMVHAKTGMLYSEEIVLTVAEKIREYDLRVVVDPVMVAASGGSLSAGGFPDALRDQLLPEALIATPNVAEAERLSGVSIRTVDDAVRAAGIMGEICDVIITGGHLGGNNVLCIDGDVSVLEGELIESGNTHGSGCSFSAATAAYLEMGLELVDALREAGDFVREAIRYGHHGTLNQFWMYSE, encoded by the coding sequence ATGATGGCGCTTTCAATAGCTGGTTTTGATCCATCAGGTGGGGCGGGGATCCTCGCCGATATCAAGACATTCTCTGCCCTTGGAGTTTACGGTGCAGGGGTTATAACTGCACTCACCGCCCAGAATGTGAGGAGGGTTTCTGGTGTGATGGCCGTGCCCCCTGAATTTGTTGCAGAGCAGATCGACCTTGTGATGGAGGACCTGGATATGGTGCACGCCAAGACAGGTATGCTCTACAGTGAGGAGATAGTGCTGACCGTTGCAGAGAAGATCAGGGAGTATGACCTGCGGGTTGTGGTGGACCCTGTGATGGTGGCGGCCTCAGGTGGCAGCCTATCTGCAGGTGGTTTCCCTGATGCGCTTAGAGATCAGCTACTCCCCGAGGCACTCATAGCGACACCCAATGTTGCAGAGGCAGAGAGGCTCTCCGGGGTCTCCATAAGGACCGTGGATGATGCGGTGAGGGCCGCAGGGATCATGGGTGAAATCTGCGATGTGATAATAACAGGGGGTCACCTTGGTGGTAATAATGTGCTCTGCATTGACGGTGACGTATCTGTGCTTGAGGGTGAACTCATAGAGAGCGGGAATACCCATGGAAGCGGCTGCTCATTCTCAGCTGCAACCGCGGCATACCTTGAGATGGGCCTTGAACTGGTTGATGCCCTGAGGGAGGCAGGGGACTTTGTAAGGGAGGCCATAAGGTACGGGCACCACGGTACCCTCAACCAGTTCTGGATGTACAGCGAATAG